From one Culex quinquefasciatus strain JHB chromosome 3, VPISU_Cqui_1.0_pri_paternal, whole genome shotgun sequence genomic stretch:
- the LOC6052366 gene encoding 28S ribosomal protein S33, mitochondrial translates to MSKYKELVQLSTTYARRMNHLSNRIFGEVTRPTNAQSMKVVKMFSEEPIQCRDYVANWYPRHVETHLLAMKLREYGLFRDEHQDFKEEMKRLRALRGKAPPKKGEGKRAKK, encoded by the coding sequence atgtCCAAATACAAGGAGCTGGTGCAACTCTCGACGACATACGCCCGCCGGATGAACCACCTGTCGAATCGGATATTTGGCGAGGTGACCCGGCCCACGAACGCCCAGTCGATGAAGGTGGTCAAGATGTTCAGCGAGGAGCCGATCCAGTGCCGGGACTATGTGGCCAACTGGTACCCCCGGCACGTCGAGACGCACCTGCTCGCGATGAAGCTGCGCGAGTACGGGCTGTTCCGGGACGAGCACCAGGACTTTAAGGAGGAAATGAAGCGGTTGCGGGCGCTGCGGGGTAAGGCGCCGCCCAAGAAGGGCGAAGGAAAGCGAGCCAAGAAGTGA
- the LOC6052365 gene encoding cleavage stimulation factor subunit 1 isoform X2 yields the protein MMKDSDFVDPKNVVKCRELLYRLMISQLFYDGHHQLAVELTGLVRADPPCPPSDRLLNIFRQASQIDSNKPTNVFDEITSGLDLEFEIESSALAPEPASYETAYVTSHKAACRAGCFSYDGQLVATGSVDASIKILDVDRMLAKSAPDEQEPGREQQGHPVIRTLYDHTDEVAYLEFHPKDQILASGSRDHTVKLFDISKASVKKAHKVLSDCVPVRSLAFHPTGDYMAVGTDHHVLRVYDVHTGQCFVSAIPSQQHTDSITCVRYSVNAKVYATGSMDGAIKLWDGVSGRCINTFSQAHDGSEICSIAFTRNGKYLLSSGQDSLVKLWELSTSRCLIAYTGAGTTGKQEHQTQAVFNHTEDYVLFPDEVTTSLCSWNSRNASRCHLMSLGHNGAVRFIVHSPNHPAFLTCSDDYRARFWVKLK from the exons ATGATGAAAGATTCGGACTTTGTGGACCCGAAGAATGTGGTCAAGTGCCGGGAGTTGCTGTACCGCTTGATGATCAG CCAACTCTTCTACGACGGCCATCACCAGTTGGCGGTCGAGCTGACGGGTTTGGTGCGTGCCGATCCGCCGTGTCCGCCCAGCGATCGGCTGCTGAACATTTTCCGTCAGGCGAGTCAGATCGACTCGAACAAGCCAACGAACGTCTTTGACGAGATCACTTCCGGCTTGGATCTGGAGTTTGAGATCGAAAGCTCGGCGCTGGCACCGGAACCGGCGTCGTACGAGACGGCGTACGTTACGTCGCACAAGGCGGCCTGCCGGGCGGGTTGCTTCAGCTACGATGGTCAGCTGGTTGCCACCGGGAGTGTGGACGCCAGTATCAAGATTCTGGACGTGGACCGGATGCTGGCAAAGTCGGCACCGGACGAGCAGGAGCCGGGGCGCGAGCAGCAGGGTCACCCGGTCATTCGAACGCTGTATGATCACACGGACGAGGTGGCCTACCTGGAGTTTCACCCGAAGGACCAGATCTTGGCGTCCGGCTCGCGTGACCACACCGTAAAGCTGTTTGACATTTCCAAGGCATCCGTCAAGAAGGCCCACAAAGTGCTCAGCGATTGTGTCCCCGTTCGCAGCCTTGCGTTCCACCCGACCGGTGACTACATGGCCGTCGGAACCGATCACCACGTGCTGCGCGTCTACGACGTCCACACCGGCCAGTGTTTCGTCAGTGCCATTCCCTCCCAGCAGCACACCGACTCGATCACCTGCGTGCGATATTCCGTAAACGCCAAAGTCTACGCCACCGGCAGCATGGACGGCGCCATCAAGCTCTGGGACGGCGTCAGCGGCCGCTGCATCAACACCTTCTCCCAAGCCCACGACGGATCGGAGATCTGCTCCATCGCGTTCACCCGCAACGGAAAGTACCTGCTCTCCTCCGGACAAGACTCGCTCGTCAAACTCTGGGAACTCAGCACCAGTCGCTGCCTGATCGCGTACACCGGTGCCGGAACAACCGGCAAGCAGGAACACCAAACCCAAGCCGTGTTCAACCACACCGAAGACTACGTGCTCTTCCCGGACGAGGTCACCACGTCGCTGTGCTCGTGGAACTCGCGGAACGCGTCCCGCTGCCACCTGATGTCGCTCGGACACAACGGAGCCGTACGCTTCATCGTCCACTCGCCGAACCATCCGGCCTTCCTGACCTGCTCCGACGATTACCGGGCGCGATTCTGG GTGAAGCTGAAATAA
- the LOC6052365 gene encoding cleavage stimulation factor subunit 1 isoform X1 codes for MMKDSDFVDPKNVVKCRELLYRLMISQLFYDGHHQLAVELTGLVRADPPCPPSDRLLNIFRQASQIDSNKPTNVFDEITSGLDLEFEIESSALAPEPASYETAYVTSHKAACRAGCFSYDGQLVATGSVDASIKILDVDRMLAKSAPDEQEPGREQQGHPVIRTLYDHTDEVAYLEFHPKDQILASGSRDHTVKLFDISKASVKKAHKVLSDCVPVRSLAFHPTGDYMAVGTDHHVLRVYDVHTGQCFVSAIPSQQHTDSITCVRYSVNAKVYATGSMDGAIKLWDGVSGRCINTFSQAHDGSEICSIAFTRNGKYLLSSGQDSLVKLWELSTSRCLIAYTGAGTTGKQEHQTQAVFNHTEDYVLFPDEVTTSLCSWNSRNASRCHLMSLGHNGAVRFIVHSPNHPAFLTCSDDYRARFWVRRSNSH; via the exons ATGATGAAAGATTCGGACTTTGTGGACCCGAAGAATGTGGTCAAGTGCCGGGAGTTGCTGTACCGCTTGATGATCAG CCAACTCTTCTACGACGGCCATCACCAGTTGGCGGTCGAGCTGACGGGTTTGGTGCGTGCCGATCCGCCGTGTCCGCCCAGCGATCGGCTGCTGAACATTTTCCGTCAGGCGAGTCAGATCGACTCGAACAAGCCAACGAACGTCTTTGACGAGATCACTTCCGGCTTGGATCTGGAGTTTGAGATCGAAAGCTCGGCGCTGGCACCGGAACCGGCGTCGTACGAGACGGCGTACGTTACGTCGCACAAGGCGGCCTGCCGGGCGGGTTGCTTCAGCTACGATGGTCAGCTGGTTGCCACCGGGAGTGTGGACGCCAGTATCAAGATTCTGGACGTGGACCGGATGCTGGCAAAGTCGGCACCGGACGAGCAGGAGCCGGGGCGCGAGCAGCAGGGTCACCCGGTCATTCGAACGCTGTATGATCACACGGACGAGGTGGCCTACCTGGAGTTTCACCCGAAGGACCAGATCTTGGCGTCCGGCTCGCGTGACCACACCGTAAAGCTGTTTGACATTTCCAAGGCATCCGTCAAGAAGGCCCACAAAGTGCTCAGCGATTGTGTCCCCGTTCGCAGCCTTGCGTTCCACCCGACCGGTGACTACATGGCCGTCGGAACCGATCACCACGTGCTGCGCGTCTACGACGTCCACACCGGCCAGTGTTTCGTCAGTGCCATTCCCTCCCAGCAGCACACCGACTCGATCACCTGCGTGCGATATTCCGTAAACGCCAAAGTCTACGCCACCGGCAGCATGGACGGCGCCATCAAGCTCTGGGACGGCGTCAGCGGCCGCTGCATCAACACCTTCTCCCAAGCCCACGACGGATCGGAGATCTGCTCCATCGCGTTCACCCGCAACGGAAAGTACCTGCTCTCCTCCGGACAAGACTCGCTCGTCAAACTCTGGGAACTCAGCACCAGTCGCTGCCTGATCGCGTACACCGGTGCCGGAACAACCGGCAAGCAGGAACACCAAACCCAAGCCGTGTTCAACCACACCGAAGACTACGTGCTCTTCCCGGACGAGGTCACCACGTCGCTGTGCTCGTGGAACTCGCGGAACGCGTCCCGCTGCCACCTGATGTCGCTCGGACACAACGGAGCCGTACGCTTCATCGTCCACTCGCCGAACCATCCGGCCTTCCTGACCTGCTCCGACGATTACCGGGCGCGATTCTGGGTGAGAAGATCCAACTCACACTAG